The following coding sequences are from one Microtus pennsylvanicus isolate mMicPen1 chromosome 1, mMicPen1.hap1, whole genome shotgun sequence window:
- the Ccdc54 gene encoding coiled-coil domain-containing protein 54 → MYRLHTQRVEAAAGRVWTHSLRKIRRSLKSAYQKCKSQHSTSLPTTAPYDCDQDALGLNEEMNLTAMLQDIKKGQMELLSQMTDIVSAISSIQEKIDHYQKQMEALETRISISEDRQIAATKDIVSMREDIDSLKKKVMELESQNSYSSIRCLEVLEGQKGKEIVQLFHKLLQPETSKDLDIEISSAESGRVSSYPEPTSQIREKTMSPQIETPKKNNSLQTAAVSCKKVRPNIYIYPDFSTWIKLTFVHGGKWRFFLSATKLEEFVQWLLSRPTILPEEPQIISRRDCAFTGAIENLATICLSLFNYIYCLFGSSKQEITRL, encoded by the coding sequence ATGTACCGACTTCACACCCAAAGAGTAGAAGCTGCTGCTGGACGTGTGTGGACTCACAGTCTCCGTAAGATTAGGCGCTCTCTTAAAAGTGCTTACCAGAAATGTAAGAGCCAGCACTCAACCAGCCTCCCAACAACAGCTCCTTATGACTGTGACCAAGATGCTCTCGGtttgaatgaagaaatgaatctAACAGCAATGCTCCAAGACATTAAAAAAGGACAAATGGAACTCCTCAGTCAAATGACCGACATTGTCAGTGCAATATCAAGTATCCAGGAAAAGATTGACCATTATCAGAAGCAGATGGAAGCCCTAGAAACCAGAATAAGCATCAGTGAAGACAGACAAATCGCAGCCACCAAAGACATCGTCTCCATGAGAGAAGACATCGACTCTCTAAAGAAGAAGGTGATGGAGCTGGAAAGCCAGAATTCTTACTCCAGCATCCGCTGCCTAGAGGTTCTTGAGGGACAAAAGGGTAAAGAAATTGTGCAGCTGTTCCATAAGCTCCTACAACCAGAAACCTCAAAGGACCTAGACATCGAAATCTCTTCTGCAGAATCAGGGAGGGTGTCCAGTTATCCAGAGCCCACCAGCCAGATTAGGGAAAAAACAATGTCTCCTCAAATTGAAACTCCGAAGAAAAATAACAGCCTCCAAACTGCAGCCGTGAGTTGTAAAAAGGTAAggccaaatatttatatttacccTGACTTCAGTACATGGATCAAGCTCACTTTTGTTCATGGAGGAAAATGGAGGTTTTTCCTCAGTGCCACCAAGTTAGAGGAATTCGTGCAGTGGCTTCTGTCTAGGCCAACCATCCTTCCTGAGGAACCACAAATCATATCCCGGAGAGACTGTGCCTTCACTGGAGCCATTGAGAACTTGGCCacaatctgtctctctctcttcaactatATTTACTGCCTTTTTGGTTCCTCGAAACAGGAAATAACTCGTCTTTAG